In Actinomadura citrea, a single window of DNA contains:
- a CDS encoding NAD(P)H-dependent flavin oxidoreductase, which yields MNTEVCARFGIEFPLFAFSHCRDVVAAVTNAGGFGVLGAVAYTPDRLEEELRWIDDHVGGRPYGVDVLVPGKIDKAAEGGGGLDALLAAVPEEHWNFLVGLFAKYDVPLPDFEKARRSNARGGAQVTKEGATELIDVSLAHPIGLIASALGTPPPLMVEKAKAAGIPVAALVGTSEHARRQVSAGVDLVVAQGGEAGGHTGEISTMVLVPEVVDTVAPVPVLAAGGIATGRQMAAALALGASGVWCGSVWLTTEEAETSPPVKEKLLAATSRDTIRSRSRTGKPARQLRSAWTQEWEGPDSPGPLGMPLQMIVAEGAMRQITKVAESGNPGALALANYFVGQCVGLMNTVKPARQVVYDMVEDFANAVDRLNAVTTTD from the coding sequence ATGAACACCGAGGTCTGCGCACGGTTCGGCATCGAGTTCCCGCTGTTCGCCTTCAGCCACTGCCGCGACGTCGTCGCCGCCGTCACCAACGCCGGCGGGTTCGGCGTCCTCGGCGCCGTCGCGTACACGCCGGACCGGCTCGAAGAGGAGCTGCGCTGGATCGACGACCACGTGGGCGGCCGCCCCTACGGCGTCGACGTGCTCGTCCCCGGCAAGATCGACAAGGCGGCGGAGGGCGGCGGCGGCCTGGACGCCCTGCTCGCCGCCGTCCCCGAGGAGCACTGGAACTTCCTCGTCGGCCTGTTCGCCAAGTACGACGTCCCACTGCCCGACTTCGAGAAGGCCAGGCGGTCCAACGCGCGCGGCGGCGCGCAGGTCACCAAGGAGGGCGCGACCGAGCTGATCGACGTGTCGCTCGCCCACCCCATCGGCCTCATCGCCAGCGCCCTCGGCACCCCGCCGCCGCTGATGGTGGAGAAGGCCAAGGCCGCCGGGATCCCCGTCGCCGCACTGGTCGGGACGTCCGAGCACGCCCGCCGCCAGGTCTCCGCCGGCGTCGACCTGGTCGTCGCGCAGGGCGGGGAGGCGGGCGGGCACACCGGCGAGATCTCCACGATGGTGCTCGTCCCCGAGGTGGTCGACACGGTCGCCCCGGTGCCCGTCCTCGCCGCGGGCGGGATCGCCACCGGACGCCAGATGGCCGCGGCCCTGGCGCTCGGCGCGTCCGGCGTGTGGTGCGGCTCGGTGTGGCTGACCACCGAGGAGGCCGAGACGTCCCCGCCGGTGAAGGAGAAGCTGCTCGCCGCCACGTCCCGCGACACGATCCGGTCGCGGTCGCGGACCGGCAAGCCCGCCCGGCAGCTGCGCTCCGCATGGACGCAGGAATGGGAGGGCCCGGACAGCCCCGGCCCGCTCGGCATGCCGCTCCAGATGATCGTGGCGGAGGGGGCCATGCGGCAGATCACCAAGGTGGCCGAGTCCGGCAACCCGGGCGCCCTCGCCCTCGCGAACTACTTCGTCGGCCAGTGCGTCGGCCTGATGAACACCGTCAAGCCCGCCCGCCAGGTCGTCTACGACATGGTCGAGGACTTCGCCAACGCCGTGGACCGCCTCAACGCCGTCACCACCACGGACTGA
- a CDS encoding Zn-ribbon domain-containing OB-fold protein, whose amino-acid sequence MEIGVLRRDGRTDPFFDGTAAGRLVVRRCEACDRWFAPDASGCPGCGEEDLGWAEASGAATLVTWTILPKEPPAFLALVELAEGPWLHARLDGVERADLREGLALRAAFEHPDEGESYVLFRPWTERGSVR is encoded by the coding sequence ATGGAGATCGGCGTTCTGCGGCGGGACGGGCGGACCGACCCGTTCTTCGACGGAACGGCCGCCGGCCGGCTCGTCGTCCGGCGCTGCGAGGCGTGCGACCGGTGGTTCGCGCCGGACGCGAGCGGCTGCCCCGGCTGCGGCGAGGAGGACCTCGGCTGGGCCGAGGCCAGCGGCGCGGCGACCCTGGTGACCTGGACGATCCTTCCCAAGGAGCCGCCCGCGTTCCTGGCGCTGGTCGAGCTGGCCGAGGGGCCGTGGCTGCACGCCCGCCTGGACGGCGTGGAGCGCGCGGACCTGCGCGAGGGGCTCGCGCTGCGCGCGGCGTTCGAGCATCCCGACGAGGGCGAGTCGTACGTGCTGTTCCGCCCCTGGACCGAACGCGGTTCGGTCCGTTAG
- a CDS encoding thiolase family protein, translating to MGTSIVGLGMTELGRVYGRSPRRLAADAVRLAAADAGLALGDLDGLLVSHGMSGSPGIELADTLGLRDLRLLALVNSYGATAGAMVSYAAMAVLNGSATTVACVFADAPLKPKQSAGSAYNRDAPAGKAEWYGFGGMTAALGLRSVNSHYALAAQRHMARYGTTSEQLGAIAVATRRWAAGNPLAQLREPITIEDHQRSRWVSEPLHLLDCCLVSNGAVAVIVTSADRARDLARPPVHLWGWGQGHPGHRKERGSDFGLATGAAASGAAAMKMAGVTAADVDVCELYDCYTYTVLVTLEDYGFCAKGEGGAFAASGALGPGGSLPTNTGGGQLSAYYMWGMTPLSEAVIQARGDGGRRQAPSTDVILVSGNGGILDHHSTLVVSPHAKGA from the coding sequence ATGGGCACTTCGATCGTGGGGCTCGGCATGACCGAGCTCGGCAGGGTGTACGGGCGCAGCCCCCGGCGGCTCGCGGCCGACGCGGTGCGGCTGGCCGCCGCCGACGCGGGCCTGGCGCTCGGCGACCTGGACGGCCTGCTGGTCAGCCACGGCATGAGCGGTTCGCCCGGGATCGAGCTGGCCGACACGCTCGGCCTGCGCGACCTGCGGCTGCTGGCCCTGGTCAACTCCTACGGGGCGACGGCCGGGGCGATGGTGTCCTACGCGGCGATGGCGGTGCTGAACGGTTCGGCGACCACGGTCGCGTGCGTGTTCGCGGACGCGCCGCTCAAGCCGAAGCAGTCGGCGGGATCGGCCTACAACCGCGACGCCCCCGCCGGGAAGGCGGAGTGGTACGGGTTCGGCGGGATGACGGCGGCGCTCGGCCTTCGCAGCGTGAACTCCCACTACGCCCTCGCCGCCCAGCGGCACATGGCCCGCTACGGCACGACGAGCGAGCAGCTCGGCGCGATCGCCGTGGCGACCCGGCGGTGGGCCGCCGGCAACCCGCTCGCCCAGCTGCGCGAGCCGATCACGATCGAGGACCACCAGCGCTCCCGCTGGGTGTCCGAGCCGCTGCACCTGCTGGACTGCTGCCTGGTGTCCAACGGCGCCGTCGCCGTCATCGTGACGAGCGCCGACCGGGCCCGCGACCTGGCGCGCCCGCCCGTCCACCTGTGGGGCTGGGGGCAGGGCCACCCGGGGCACCGCAAGGAGCGCGGCAGCGACTTCGGCCTGGCGACGGGCGCCGCGGCGTCCGGCGCGGCGGCCATGAAGATGGCCGGTGTCACCGCCGCCGACGTGGACGTGTGCGAGCTGTACGACTGCTACACCTACACGGTCCTGGTGACGCTGGAGGACTACGGGTTCTGCGCCAAGGGCGAGGGCGGCGCGTTCGCCGCGTCCGGCGCGCTCGGGCCCGGCGGGTCGCTGCCGACCAACACCGGCGGCGGGCAGCTCTCGGCGTACTACATGTGGGGCATGACGCCGCTGTCGGAGGCCGTGATCCAGGCGCGGGGGGACGGCGGGCGGCGGCAGGCGCCCTCCACCGACGTGATCCTCGTCAGCGGGAACGGCGGGATCCTCGACCACCACTCCACGCTGGTCGTCAGCCCGCACGCGAAGGGGGCCTAG
- the ehuA gene encoding ectoine/hydroxyectoine ABC transporter ATP-binding protein EhuA yields the protein MPPIDTDAVDPGGEADRPPSEGANAAQDPAPGEAAADAGVSTQKGTATKADPAAGLPRGEAPGIRFEKVVKRFGSNVVLRELDFTVAPGERVTLIGPSGSGKTTILRLLMTLEKLDDGLIWIGDETLWHMDRGGKRVPANQKHLHEMRKQVGMVFQQFNLFPNMNVLRNLTEGPVRVLGVSKDEAVERARGLLDMVGLSDKENAHPTQLSGGQQQRVAIARALAMQPRVLLLDEVTSALDPELVVGVQDLLRDIARQSDLTLLCVTHEMAFAKDISDRVLMFDQGQIVEEGPPDQIFGEPSEQRTRDFLQAVLAS from the coding sequence ATGCCACCAATTGACACCGACGCAGTCGACCCCGGGGGCGAGGCGGACCGCCCGCCCTCGGAAGGCGCCAACGCGGCGCAGGACCCCGCCCCCGGCGAGGCGGCCGCCGACGCGGGCGTCTCCACGCAGAAGGGCACCGCCACGAAGGCCGATCCCGCCGCGGGGCTGCCGCGCGGCGAGGCGCCGGGGATCCGCTTCGAGAAGGTGGTGAAGCGGTTCGGCTCCAACGTCGTGCTCCGCGAGCTGGACTTCACCGTCGCGCCCGGCGAACGGGTGACGCTCATCGGGCCGAGCGGGTCCGGCAAGACCACGATCCTGCGGCTGCTGATGACGCTGGAGAAGCTCGACGACGGGCTGATCTGGATCGGCGACGAGACGCTGTGGCACATGGACCGCGGCGGCAAGCGCGTCCCGGCGAACCAGAAGCACCTGCACGAGATGCGCAAGCAGGTCGGCATGGTGTTCCAGCAGTTCAACCTGTTCCCGAACATGAACGTGCTGCGCAACCTCACCGAGGGGCCGGTGCGCGTGCTCGGGGTGTCCAAGGACGAGGCCGTCGAGCGGGCCCGCGGCCTGCTGGACATGGTCGGCCTGTCGGACAAGGAGAACGCGCACCCCACCCAGCTGTCGGGCGGCCAGCAGCAGCGGGTGGCGATCGCGCGGGCGCTGGCCATGCAGCCGAGGGTGCTGCTGCTGGACGAGGTCACCTCGGCGCTCGACCCCGAGCTCGTGGTCGGCGTCCAGGACCTGCTGCGCGACATCGCCCGGCAGAGCGACCTGACCCTGCTCTGCGTCACCCACGAGATGGCCTTCGCCAAGGACATCTCCGACCGGGTCCTGATGTTCGACCAGGGCCAGATCGTCGAGGAGGGGCCGCCGGACCAGATCTTCGGCGAGCCGTCCGAGCAGCGCACCCGCGACTTCCTGCAGGCCGTCCTCGCCTCCTGA
- the ehuD gene encoding ectoine/hydroxyectoine ABC transporter permease subunit EhuD: protein MSWDWHYSGEILPDLLDGLRYTLTATLLGYLIALVLGLVWTLLRRSPSRVFNQVIRWVTEFIRSTPLIPQLYFVFFVLPAWGITIGSLTAGTITLGIHYSTYTAEVYRAGIADVPKGQWEACTALNLPRSRVWLDVVLPQAIRRVIPTLGNYLIAMFKDSPLLLAINVSELLFSAYQVGSKTLQFLEPITMVGLLFVVVSVISSILVRRLERRYATN, encoded by the coding sequence ATGAGCTGGGACTGGCACTACTCCGGCGAGATCCTCCCCGACCTGCTGGACGGGCTGCGCTACACGCTGACCGCGACGCTGCTGGGCTATCTGATCGCCCTGGTCCTCGGGCTGGTGTGGACGCTGCTGCGCCGCTCCCCGAGCCGGGTCTTCAACCAGGTGATCCGGTGGGTCACCGAGTTCATCAGGTCCACGCCGCTGATCCCGCAGCTGTACTTCGTGTTCTTCGTGCTGCCCGCCTGGGGCATCACCATCGGGTCCCTCACCGCGGGCACCATCACGCTCGGGATCCACTACTCGACCTACACGGCCGAGGTGTACCGGGCCGGGATCGCCGACGTCCCCAAGGGGCAGTGGGAGGCGTGCACCGCGCTGAACCTGCCGCGTTCGCGGGTGTGGCTGGACGTCGTCCTGCCGCAGGCGATCCGGCGGGTGATCCCGACGCTCGGCAACTACCTCATCGCGATGTTCAAGGATTCGCCGCTGCTGCTGGCGATCAACGTCTCGGAGCTGCTGTTCTCCGCGTACCAGGTCGGGTCCAAGACCCTGCAGTTCCTGGAGCCGATCACCATGGTCGGCCTGTTGTTCGTCGTGGTCAGCGTCATATCCTCGATACTCGTCCGCCGCTTGGAGAGGCGTTATGCCACCAATTGA
- the ehuC gene encoding ectoine/hydroxyectoine ABC transporter permease subunit EhuC, protein MSEVLDSYPQWLDGAWVTIRLTLLGGALALVLALVFGMAGTSRHAWVRVLNRVYVEFFRGNATLVLLYWFFYALPLIGLRFSTMFAAVLALGLNVGAYGAEVVRGSINAVPKAQYEATIALNFTPFQRMRRVLLPQAFALMLPPFGNLIIELMKGTAIVSLVGLVDLTRVSKNIQGSTGQTVAAFTVVLVLYFVIAQVLQLFVRYAERRVDRMLGRRLPAEPSLGTIAAGAPGAGVG, encoded by the coding sequence GTGTCCGAGGTCCTCGACAGCTATCCCCAGTGGCTGGACGGGGCGTGGGTCACCATCCGGCTCACCCTCCTCGGCGGCGCGCTGGCGTTGGTGCTCGCGCTCGTCTTCGGGATGGCGGGCACGTCGCGCCACGCGTGGGTGCGCGTGCTCAACCGCGTGTACGTGGAGTTCTTCCGCGGCAACGCCACGCTGGTGCTGCTGTACTGGTTCTTCTACGCCCTTCCCCTGATCGGTCTCCGGTTCTCCACGATGTTCGCGGCCGTGCTGGCCCTCGGCCTGAACGTCGGCGCCTACGGCGCCGAGGTGGTGCGCGGATCGATCAACGCCGTCCCGAAGGCGCAGTACGAGGCGACGATCGCGCTGAACTTCACTCCGTTCCAGCGCATGCGCCGGGTCCTGCTGCCGCAGGCGTTCGCGCTGATGCTGCCCCCGTTCGGCAACCTGATCATCGAGCTGATGAAGGGCACCGCCATCGTGTCCCTGGTGGGCCTGGTCGACCTGACCCGCGTCTCCAAGAACATCCAGGGCAGCACCGGCCAGACCGTCGCCGCGTTCACGGTCGTGCTCGTCCTGTACTTCGTGATCGCGCAGGTTCTGCAGCTGTTCGTCCGCTACGCCGAGCGGCGCGTGGACCGGATGCTGGGCCGCAGGCTGCCCGCTGAGCCGTCCCTCGGGACGATCGCGGCCGGCGCGCCCGGGGCGGGGGTGGGCTGA
- the ehuB gene encoding ectoine/hydroxyectoine ABC transporter substrate-binding protein EhuB, translating to MTSSRRDFLRTAVLLSAAAPLAAAGCSTTDPEKEKTGGGTLQKAKDSGTITVGFANEAPYGYTDKSGKLTGEAPELARAIFKNLGIDEIKGVQVDFGGLIGGLNAKRFDAIAAGMFITPERCASAAFANPEYVAKSAFMVPEGNPKGLKAAEDPGKKGVKVGVLTGAVEAGYAEKTGVKKGDIKTFADQASAYEGLKAGRIDCIWLTRISLADLLTKHKGEGFEVTDAFTPVIDGKEQLGAGAFAFRKADTDLVNAWNGELAKLQQGNKLLPILQPFGFTQAEMPGPDDTAAKFCQG from the coding sequence ATGACTTCTTCGAGACGCGACTTCCTCCGCACCGCCGTGCTGCTGTCCGCCGCGGCGCCGCTGGCCGCGGCGGGCTGCTCCACGACGGATCCGGAGAAGGAGAAGACCGGCGGCGGCACGCTGCAGAAGGCCAAGGACTCCGGCACGATCACGGTCGGGTTCGCCAACGAGGCGCCCTACGGCTACACCGACAAGTCCGGGAAGCTGACCGGTGAGGCCCCTGAGCTCGCGCGCGCCATCTTCAAGAACCTCGGCATCGACGAGATCAAGGGCGTCCAGGTCGACTTCGGGGGGCTCATCGGCGGGCTCAACGCCAAGCGCTTCGACGCGATCGCCGCCGGCATGTTCATCACGCCCGAGCGGTGCGCCTCCGCGGCGTTCGCCAACCCCGAGTACGTCGCCAAGAGCGCCTTCATGGTGCCCGAGGGCAACCCGAAGGGCCTCAAGGCCGCCGAGGACCCGGGCAAGAAGGGCGTCAAGGTCGGCGTGCTCACCGGCGCCGTCGAGGCCGGGTACGCCGAGAAGACCGGCGTCAAGAAGGGCGACATCAAGACGTTCGCCGACCAGGCGAGCGCCTACGAGGGCCTGAAGGCCGGGCGCATCGACTGCATCTGGCTGACCCGCATCTCGCTGGCCGACCTGCTGACCAAGCACAAGGGCGAGGGCTTCGAGGTCACCGACGCGTTCACCCCCGTCATCGACGGCAAGGAGCAGCTCGGCGCCGGCGCCTTCGCCTTCCGCAAGGCCGACACGGACCTGGTGAACGCCTGGAACGGCGAGCTCGCCAAGCTCCAGCAGGGCAACAAGCTGCTGCCGATCCTGCAGCCGTTCGGCTTCACCCAGGCGGAGATGCCCGGCCCGGACGACACCGCCGCCAAGTTCTGCCAGGGCTGA
- the thpD gene encoding ectoine hydroxylase, translated as MSIIESHPTIDDAYPTRKASEAALLYRQDPVVYGEAKDGPIDGATLDSFEANGFLSVDQLIAPEEVEDYRAELRRLSSDPQILADERTVTERGSDEVRSIFEVHKISEVFAELVRDPRVVGRARQILGSEVYIHQSRVNYKPGFTGKDFYWHSDFETWHAEDGMPRMRAVSISIALTENFVHNGGLMIMPGSHKTFVACVGETPDDHYKESLRGQEIGTPDPNSLSILADKHGIELFTGPAGSATMFDCNCMHGSNGNITPFPRSNVFIVFNSVENTCVEPFSAPAPRPSFIGARDFTPVGAGSVPEAAADRPPAEGTAGA; from the coding sequence ATGAGCATCATCGAGTCCCATCCGACGATCGACGACGCCTACCCCACCCGGAAGGCCTCCGAGGCCGCATTGCTGTACCGCCAGGACCCGGTCGTTTACGGCGAGGCGAAGGACGGGCCCATCGACGGCGCGACCCTCGACTCCTTCGAGGCCAACGGGTTCCTGTCCGTCGACCAGCTGATCGCGCCGGAGGAGGTCGAGGACTACCGGGCCGAGCTGCGCCGGCTGTCGTCGGATCCGCAGATCCTGGCCGACGAGCGCACGGTGACCGAGCGCGGCTCGGACGAGGTCCGCTCCATCTTCGAGGTGCACAAGATCAGCGAGGTGTTCGCCGAGCTCGTCCGCGATCCCCGCGTAGTGGGCCGGGCCAGGCAGATCCTCGGCTCGGAGGTTTACATCCACCAGAGCCGGGTCAACTACAAGCCAGGCTTCACTGGCAAGGACTTCTACTGGCACTCGGACTTCGAGACCTGGCACGCGGAGGACGGCATGCCCCGGATGCGCGCGGTGAGCATATCCATCGCGCTCACCGAGAATTTCGTGCACAATGGCGGGCTAATGATCATGCCTGGCTCGCACAAGACCTTCGTGGCCTGTGTCGGGGAGACCCCGGACGACCACTACAAGGAGTCCCTGCGCGGCCAGGAGATCGGTACACCCGACCCCAACAGCCTGTCGATCCTGGCCGACAAGCACGGGATCGAGCTGTTCACCGGCCCCGCGGGCTCGGCGACCATGTTCGACTGCAACTGCATGCACGGCTCGAACGGGAACATCACCCCGTTCCCGCGCTCCAACGTGTTCATCGTGTTCAACAGCGTGGAGAACACGTGCGTCGAGCCGTTCTCCGCACCCGCGCCCCGTCCCTCCTTCATCGGCGCCCGTGACTTCACCCCCGTCGGAGCCGGGAGCGTCCCGGAGGCCGCGGCAGACCGTCCCCCCGCGGAGGGCACCGCCGGCGCCTGA
- a CDS encoding ectoine synthase, whose translation MIVRSLGEIIGTERDVQAPTWCSRRFVLAKEGVGFSLHETILYAGTETKMWYANHIEAVYCVEGQGELTNDETGEKHKIEPGVMYLLDGHEHHTLRAHTDVRTVCVFNPPCTGREVHDENGVYPLLTEEDA comes from the coding sequence ATGATCGTTCGTTCCCTCGGAGAGATCATCGGCACGGAAAGGGACGTGCAGGCGCCGACCTGGTGCAGCCGCCGCTTCGTGCTGGCCAAAGAGGGCGTCGGGTTCTCGCTGCACGAGACGATCCTGTACGCGGGGACCGAGACGAAGATGTGGTACGCCAACCACATCGAGGCCGTGTACTGCGTCGAGGGCCAGGGCGAGCTGACCAACGACGAGACGGGCGAGAAGCACAAGATCGAGCCAGGCGTGATGTACCTGCTCGACGGCCACGAGCACCACACTCTGCGCGCCCACACCGACGTGCGGACCGTCTGCGTGTTCAACCCGCCCTGCACCGGCCGGGAGGTCCATGACGAGAACGGTGTCTACCCCCTGCTGACCGAGGAGGACGCATGA
- the ectB gene encoding diaminobutyrate--2-oxoglutarate transaminase, with product MDVFDRMESEVRGYCRSWPTVFTTAQGSHMTDENGKSYLDFFAGAGTLNYGHNNPALKRRLLDYLAGDAVVHGLDMYTSAKREFLERFNEYVLAPRNLDYKVQFPGPAGNNSVEAALKLARKYTGRETVVSFTNAFHGMTLGALAVTGNSMKRTGAGVPLGHGVAMPYDNYLDGRTPDFLLFETMLDDSGSGLDKPAAVIVETVQGEGGINVATAEWLRGLQDLCHRQDILLIVDDVQMGCGRTGPFFSFEEAGITPDIVCLSKSLSGYGLPFAITLMKRELDVWEPGEHNGTFRGFNPAFVTAVGAMEDYWTGDDFEKQTLAKGQQVQAALNEIAITHAGAIDSVRGRGLAWGLVMKDAEAAPRVCGEAFARGLLMETSGPEGEVVKLLPPLTTTESELATGLEIIADSVEAVRQKITA from the coding sequence ATGGACGTTTTCGACCGCATGGAATCGGAAGTCCGCGGCTACTGCAGAAGCTGGCCCACGGTGTTCACCACGGCACAGGGCAGCCACATGACCGACGAGAACGGCAAAAGCTACCTCGACTTCTTCGCCGGAGCAGGAACCCTCAACTACGGGCACAACAACCCGGCGCTGAAACGCCGGCTGCTGGACTATCTCGCCGGCGACGCCGTCGTGCACGGTCTCGACATGTACACCTCGGCCAAGCGGGAGTTCCTGGAACGCTTCAACGAGTACGTCCTGGCGCCCCGCAACCTCGACTACAAGGTCCAGTTCCCCGGGCCCGCGGGGAACAACTCGGTCGAGGCGGCGCTGAAACTGGCGCGCAAGTACACCGGCCGCGAGACCGTCGTCAGCTTCACCAACGCCTTCCACGGGATGACGCTCGGCGCGCTCGCCGTCACCGGCAATTCGATGAAGCGCACCGGCGCGGGCGTGCCGCTCGGGCACGGCGTGGCGATGCCCTACGACAACTACCTCGACGGCAGGACGCCCGACTTCCTGCTCTTCGAGACGATGCTGGACGACAGCGGCAGCGGCCTGGACAAGCCCGCCGCCGTCATCGTGGAGACCGTGCAGGGCGAGGGCGGCATCAACGTGGCCACCGCCGAGTGGCTCCGCGGCCTGCAGGACCTGTGCCACCGGCAGGACATCCTGCTCATCGTCGACGACGTGCAGATGGGCTGCGGCCGCACCGGGCCGTTCTTCAGCTTCGAGGAGGCCGGGATCACCCCGGACATCGTCTGCCTGTCCAAGTCCCTGAGCGGCTACGGGCTGCCCTTCGCGATCACGCTGATGAAGCGCGAGCTGGACGTGTGGGAGCCGGGCGAGCACAACGGCACCTTCCGCGGCTTCAACCCCGCGTTCGTCACCGCCGTCGGCGCGATGGAGGACTACTGGACCGGCGACGACTTCGAGAAGCAGACCCTCGCCAAGGGCCAGCAGGTCCAGGCGGCCCTGAACGAGATCGCGATCACGCACGCCGGCGCCATCGACTCCGTCCGCGGCCGGGGCCTGGCGTGGGGCCTGGTGATGAAGGACGCGGAGGCGGCGCCGAGGGTGTGCGGCGAGGCGTTCGCCCGCGGGCTGCTGATGGAGACCTCCGGCCCCGAAGGCGAGGTCGTGAAGCTGCTGCCGCCGCTCACCACGACCGAGTCCGAGCTGGCCACCGGCCTGGAGATCATCGCGGACTCGGTGGAGGCCGTCCGCCAGAAGATCACGGCCTGA
- the ectA gene encoding diaminobutyrate acetyltransferase — protein MAAQPLESPTRRPGKNETNAEVQLQEPSLADGPALWRLARDSRVLDVNSPYSYALWCRDFADTSVVARDGARPCGFITGYVRPSRPDTFFVWQVAVDRDHRGQGLARRMLDSLADRLAPRGLEYMEATVTPDNTASTAMFESFAKARGCEISRSPLFAAEHFPEGGHEPEVLFRIGPIAAAN, from the coding sequence ATGGCAGCGCAACCCCTGGAATCACCGACCCGACGCCCCGGGAAGAACGAGACGAACGCGGAAGTGCAACTCCAGGAGCCGAGCCTCGCCGATGGACCCGCGCTTTGGCGGCTCGCCCGGGACTCAAGAGTCCTGGACGTCAACTCGCCGTACAGCTACGCGCTCTGGTGCCGCGATTTCGCGGACACTTCCGTCGTCGCACGCGACGGCGCCCGCCCGTGCGGCTTCATCACCGGCTACGTCCGCCCTTCCCGCCCGGACACGTTCTTCGTATGGCAGGTCGCGGTCGACCGCGACCACCGTGGCCAGGGCCTCGCCCGCCGCATGCTCGACAGCCTGGCGGACCGCCTCGCCCCCCGCGGGCTCGAGTACATGGAGGCCACGGTCACGCCGGACAACACCGCCTCCACCGCGATGTTCGAATCCTTCGCCAAGGCCCGCGGGTGCGAGATCTCTCGCAGCCCGCTGTTCGCCGCGGAGCACTTCCCCGAGGGGGGACACGAGCCCGAGGTGCTCTTCAGGATCGGCCCGATCGCCGCCGCGAACTGA
- the pip gene encoding prolyl aminopeptidase, producing the protein MELRTLYPPIEPYDSGLLDVGDGNRIYWEVCGNPDGKPAVMLHGGPGGGCSPAHRRQFDPEAYRIVLFDQRNCGRSLPHAKDPEVSLENNTTWNLVADMERLREHLGIERWLVFGGSWGSALSLAYAQTHPDRVTELVLRGIFTLRPFELYWFYQEGASLLFPDLWEKYVEPIPEDEREDLISAFRERLDSPDLQVRIAAAKAWATWEGSTLTLRPDPEMADAFGEPEYAVAFARIENHYFSNEGFLEEDQLIRDVDRIRHIPAVIVQGRYDVCTPAATAWDLHRAWPEADFHIVDDAGHAYSEPGILHRLIEATDRFAGKM; encoded by the coding sequence ATGGAGCTTCGCACGCTGTACCCGCCGATCGAGCCCTACGACTCCGGGCTGCTCGACGTCGGCGACGGAAACCGTATCTACTGGGAGGTCTGCGGGAACCCTGACGGCAAGCCCGCGGTGATGCTGCACGGCGGGCCGGGCGGCGGGTGCAGCCCGGCCCACCGCCGGCAGTTCGACCCCGAGGCGTACCGGATCGTCCTGTTCGACCAGCGCAACTGCGGTCGCAGCCTGCCGCACGCGAAGGACCCGGAGGTGTCGCTGGAGAACAACACCACCTGGAACCTGGTCGCCGACATGGAACGGCTCCGCGAGCACCTCGGCATCGAGCGCTGGCTGGTGTTCGGCGGGAGCTGGGGCAGCGCCCTGTCGCTGGCGTACGCGCAGACGCACCCCGACCGGGTGACCGAGCTGGTGCTGCGCGGCATCTTCACCCTGCGGCCGTTCGAGCTGTACTGGTTCTACCAGGAGGGCGCGTCGCTGCTGTTCCCCGATCTCTGGGAGAAGTACGTCGAGCCGATCCCCGAGGACGAGCGCGAGGACCTCATCTCCGCGTTCCGCGAGCGGCTCGACTCGCCGGACCTGCAGGTGCGGATCGCGGCCGCGAAGGCGTGGGCGACGTGGGAGGGCTCGACGCTCACGCTGCGGCCGGACCCGGAGATGGCCGACGCCTTCGGCGAGCCGGAGTACGCGGTGGCGTTCGCCCGCATCGAGAACCACTACTTCAGCAACGAGGGGTTCCTCGAGGAGGACCAGCTGATCCGGGACGTGGACAGGATCCGCCACATCCCCGCCGTGATCGTGCAGGGCCGCTACGACGTGTGCACGCCGGCCGCGACGGCGTGGGACCTGCACCGCGCGTGGCCCGAGGCGGACTTCCACATCGTCGACGACGCGGGGCACGCCTACAGCGAGCCGGGGATCCTGCACCGCCTGATCGAGGCGACCGACCGGTTCGCCGGGAAGATGTGA